The window GCTGAAAAGTCCCAAGAAAGTGTTGCTGGGCGGCTTGATGGTGCTGATGGTGCCGTTCGCCATCGCCTTCATGCCCGATAAATGGTCCACCCGCATGGAGACCATTAATACCTACAAGGAAGACAGTTCGGCCATGGGACGCATCAATGCCTGGTATATGGCATACAACATGGCCAAGGACCGTCCGCTCGGCGGCGGCTTCGAGATTTATAACCGTACCGCTTTCGAGCTGTACGCGCCGGTGCCGGAGGATGTGCACGCCGCCCACAGTATTTATTTCCAGGCGCTGGGCGAGCACGGCTTTATCGGGCTCGGCATCTATTTGTTGCTGGCTTTCCTGACCTGGCGCAAGGCGTCCTGGATCGTGCGCGTATCGGCGAAAAGGGAGGACTTCAAATGGGCCGGCAACCTTGCCCGCATGATCCAGGTCAGCCTGCTCGGCTTCGGGGTGGGCGGCGCCTTCCTCAGCCTGCTGTATTACGACGTGCCCTACTATCTGATGGCGGCGGTGGTGAGTACCGGCTACATTATCGAGAAAACGCTGGCGGCCGAGGCGGCTGCCGCCAGGGTGGCCGCGCGCGATGCGGCCCGGGCCGCGCAGACCGAGGCCCACGCCCAGGCGCACAGTGCGGCCGCGCCATGACCCTGTTGACCACGAAAGAGCATTCCATGCCGCACCAGCGCACCGATCGCTTCGACCCCGCGCCTGCCGGACCGGCCTGGGCCGGCATGGCCAGCCACGCCATGCGCCACCTGGGTTTTTTGGGCAGCGCGCGCCAGCGCCTGTCGATCCTGATCTTTCACCGCGTGCTGCCGCAGCAGGATGCGATTTTTCCGGACGAGGTCGACGCGCGCCGCTTCGATGCGCAGCTGACCCAGCTGAAACAGTGCTTCAATATCATCTCGCTGGCCGAGGGCGTGCGCGGCTTGAAGGCCGGCAAGCTGCCGCCGCGCGCGGCTTGCATCACCTTTGACGATGGCTATGCCGACAATGCCGGGATCGCCCTGCCGATCCTGCAGCGGCATGGCGTGCACGCGACGTTTTTCATCGCCAGCGGCTTCCTGAACGGCGGGCGCATGTGGAACGACACGGTGATCGAGCTGATCCGCCGCGCGCCGGAGCGCATCGATTTGCGTGCGGCCGGGCAGGGCGAGTTCGTGCTCGATACGGTGGCCAGCCGGCAGGCGGCGATTTCGACCCTGCTGAACGCGCTCAAGTACCTGCCGCTCGACGAGCGCCTGCGCCAGGTGGCGGCGCTGTGTGCGCTGGTGCCGGTCGCGCTGCCGGACGACCTGATGATGACGTCCGACCAGGTGCGCGTGCTGCACCGGGCCGGCATGGACATCGGTGCGCATACGGTGAACCATCCAATCGTCGCGCGCATGGATGCGGCTGGCGCGCGCAAGGAAATTGCCGACGGCAAGGCCGCGCTGGAAGCGATCATCGGCGCGCCGGTGCGGCTGTTTGCTTACCCGAACGGCAAGCCGGGACAGGATTACCTGGCCGAGCATGTGGCCATCGTGAAGGAGCTGGGGTTCGATGCGGCGGTGTCGACCTCGTGGGGCGCGGCGCGGCCGGGCGGCGACCTGTTCCAGTTGCCCAGATTCACGCCGTGGGACCGCGGCCAGTTCCGTTTCATGCTGCGCATGATGCAAAATTTGCGGTGCAATGGCGATACGGTGTAAGGCGCGCGCGCACGCCGATGGCGCTCTGGACTGTTTATCCGGCCGCCGTGTAACATGTCGCGACCTTTCCCGCCATTGGCGCAAGCGACGCGATCAGCATTCATTTATCTAG of the Massilia violaceinigra genome contains:
- a CDS encoding polysaccharide deacetylase family protein; amino-acid sequence: MTLLTTKEHSMPHQRTDRFDPAPAGPAWAGMASHAMRHLGFLGSARQRLSILIFHRVLPQQDAIFPDEVDARRFDAQLTQLKQCFNIISLAEGVRGLKAGKLPPRAACITFDDGYADNAGIALPILQRHGVHATFFIASGFLNGGRMWNDTVIELIRRAPERIDLRAAGQGEFVLDTVASRQAAISTLLNALKYLPLDERLRQVAALCALVPVALPDDLMMTSDQVRVLHRAGMDIGAHTVNHPIVARMDAAGARKEIADGKAALEAIIGAPVRLFAYPNGKPGQDYLAEHVAIVKELGFDAAVSTSWGAARPGGDLFQLPRFTPWDRGQFRFMLRMMQNLRCNGDTV